CCGACGATCGGGACACCGGCCTCGGTGAACTTGTCCGCCCACTCCTTGGTGCCGGCGATGAAGACCGGGAGCGCGTTGACGAAGGCGACCTTGGCGTCGATGGCGCACTGGGCGTAGAACTTCGCCGCGTCCTCGGAACCGACGGGCAGGTAGCAGACGAGGACGTCGACCTGGCGGTCCTTCAGGATCTGGACGACGTCGACCGGCTCCTCGGCGGACTCCTCGATGGTCTGGCGGTAGTACTTGCCGAGACCGTCGAGCGTGTGACCGCGCTGGACCGTGACGCCCTTGTTCGGGACGTCGCAGATCTTGATGGTGTTGTTCTCGCTGGCGCCGATGGCGTCGGAGAGGTCGAGGCCGACCTTCTTCGCGTCGACGTCGAAGGCGGCGACGAACTCGACGTCACCGACGTGGTAGTCGCCGAACTGGACGTGCATGAGGCCGGGCACCTTGGTCGCCGGGTCGGCGTCCTTGTAGTACTCGACGCCCTGAACCAGCGAGGCGGCGCAGTTGCCCACGCCGACGATGGCTACGCGAACCGAACCCATTCCGGTTGCTCCCTGTGTGATCGTGGAAGCCCTGCTGGCGCAGGGTTTCACTTGGCGGTGTCGTCGGACGGATCCGGCCGGGTACTGCCCCCGTGCCGGGGCAGGCCGCCCGTCTCTCCAGAATCGTTGTCGTGCGGAGCGTCGGTGCCGGGCCGCTGGTCGCGGCCCGCCCGCTCGCTCTCGATGAGCTCGTTCAGCCAGCGCACTTCGCGCTCCACGGACTCCATTCCGTGGCGCTGGAGCTCAAGCGTGTAGTCGTCGAGTCGCTCGCGCGTCCGGGCCAGCGAGGCGCGCATCTTCTCCAGGCGCTCCTCCAGCCGGCTGCGGCGGCCTTCGAGCACCCGCATCCGCACCTCGCGCTCGGTCTGGCCGAAGAACGCGAAGCGGGCGGCGAAGTGCTCGTCCTCCCAGGCGTCGGGGCCGGTGTGGGAGAGGAGCTCCTCGAAGTGCTCCTTACCTTCCGGCGTCAACCGATAGACGATCTTGGCCCGGCGTCCTGCGAGTGACGAGGCCACGGCCTCCTCGGGGGCGCTGCCCGGCTCCTCGATCAACCAGCCGTTGGCGACCAGCGTCTTGAGGCAGGGGTAGAGCGTCCCGTAGCTGAACGCGCGGAAGATGCCGAGCGAGGTGTTGAGGCGCTTGCGCAGCTCGTAGCCGTGCATCGGGGCCTCGCGCAGCAGGCCGAGAACGGCGAACTCGAGGATGCCGGAGCGTCTGCTCATAGGTCGCCTCCTCCGTCCCGCCGGTCCGCCTCGGAAAACTTTATGCCGTGCTGATGTATCGACTCGATACATCACGACGATAGAACGGCCCGAGAGGTCCGACAAGTGGGGGTGCAGTGACCGGCGTCACATCGTCAATTCACAGCGTGCGACTTGCCTGATTTGGGGTGAACTCCGGCGCAAGAGGGGTTTTGGCCGTGCGTAGTCTGTGCGGCATGCACACCACCGGGAACCAGGAGCCGCGCTGGGGCGTCAGTGCAGCGGGTGACCGGCTGCGATACGAAAGGGGCCTCCGATGGGCTCCGGTCGTGCGCATTTCGGGGGGACCGGAACTCAACTGCCGCTTCCAGGCGTACGCGCCTGCCCGAGGAGTAGTCGTTCGATGAGCGAGCACCGTCGCAGGATGCCGTCGCAGGAGCCGCCGACGGGCGGCCGCGCGGCGGCACGACGCGCCGCCCAGCAGCCGACGGGCCGCAGGTCGGCCCCGGCCCATGACACCGGTACGGGGACGCCCCCGTACGGATCGCCGGCCCCTTACGGGTCGTCCGGCGGGTACGGGGGGGCCTCGTCCTCCCACGGGGAGGAGGCGCGTCCGTACGGCGGACGCGCGGAGGCCCGGCGTGCCGCCCAGCGGGGCGGACGCCGACGCGCGCCCGCGGCCGGCCCCGGCGGACCGAACGGTCCCGGCGGCGGTGGCCGCCGCGGCGGTGGCGGCGGTGGCGGCGGACGCGGTGGCGGCCAGGGCGGTCGCCCGCCCGGCAAGAAGCGGATCATCGACTACCCGCGCCACGACAAGGACGGCTGGCGTCGCTGGATGCCGTCCTGGAAGCTCGTGACGGGCACGTTCCTGCTCTTCTGCGCGCTCCTCATGGGCGGCGCGGTCATCGCGTACTCGCAGGTCGTCGTCCCCAAGGTGGACGCGACCGCGACCTCGCAGAACAACATCTACTACTGGTCCGACGGCAGCCGCATGGTCGCCACCGGCGCCGGCCAGAACCGCCAGATCATCGGCATCGACCAAATTCCGCTGGTCATGCAGGAGGCCGTGATCTCGGCGGAGAACAAGACGTTCCGCACCGACTGGGGCGTCGACCCGATGGGCATCGGCCGCGCCGTGTGGAACATGGCGAAGGGCGGCGAGACCCAGGGCGGCTCGACCATCACCCAGCAGTACGTGAAGAACGGACTGCTCGCCGACCAGTCGCAGACCCTGTCCCGGAAGGTGAAGGAACTCTTCATCTCCATCAAGGTCGGCAACGAGGTCGACAAGCGCGACATCCTGTCCGGTTACCTCAACACCGCGTACTACGGCCGCGGTGCCTACGGCATCCAGGCCGCTTCCCGCGCGTACTTCAACAAGGACGCCAAGCACCTCAACGCCTCCGAGTCGGCGGTGCTCGCCTCCGTGCTCAAGGGCGCCACGTACTTCGACCCGGCCGGCTACCCCGAGGTCGACCCCAACGCCACCCCCGCGAACAACCTGGCGCGTCTCACCGAGCGCTGGACGTGGATCCTCGACGAGATGGTCAAGGACGGGAAGATCCCGGCCGAGGAGCGGGCGAAGTACACGACCCTGCCGAAGATCCAGAAGCCGAAGCAGGACGCCCAGCTGAGCGGCCAGATCGGTTACCTGGTCGCCACCGCGAAGGCCAACTTCCGCAGCAAGTACGACATCAGCGCCGAGGCCCTGGATCTGGGCGGTTACGAGATCCACACCACCTTCGACAAGAAGAAGGTGAAGGCGATGGAGGACTCGGTCAAGAAGATCTACGACGAGTACATCGACGAGAAGAAGCGTCCGGAGGACGACACCAACGTCGAGTTCGGCGGCGCCTCCGTCGACGTCAAGACCGGTGCCCTCGTCGCGCTCTACGGCGGCCAGGACGCGACCAAGCACTACACCAACAACGCCGACACCACCGGTGCCCAGGTCGGTTCGACGTTCAAGCCCTTCGTGCTCGCCGCCGCCATGAGGGACGGCGTCCGCGACCCGGAGGGCCCCCCGACGCAGGACGCCTCCACGCGCACCCTCGTCGACCCCGACAAGAGCCGGTACAGCGGCAAGGACGATCTCAAGGTCCGCACCTACAAGGGCGAGATCTGGCACGACGAGAACGGGAAGGAGTGGGAGCAGAACAACGAGGGCGACCAGAGCTACGGCAACATCAGCCTGCGCAAGGCCATGGTCGTCTCCGCCAACTCCCCCTTCGTGCAGCTGGGCATGGACGTCGGCATCGACAAGGTGCGTGAGGCGGCCATCGACGCCGGCCTGCGCCCCGACTCCCTGGTGAAGGGCGAGGTCCCGTCGTTCTCGCTCGGTATCTCCAGCCCGAGCGCCATCCGCATGGCCGGTGCCTACTCCACCTTCGCCAACCAGGGCATGCGCAACGAGCCGTACTCGGTGACCAAGGTCGTCAAGGAGGGCCAGGTCATCTACAAGCACGAGCCCAAGGCGCAGCAGGCGTTCTCCTCCGCCATCTCCTCCAACGTCACCGACGTGCTCCGCAGCGTCGTCGAGGACAAGGGCGGCACCGGTAAGAACGCCGCCATCCCGGGCCGCGACGTGGCCGGCAAGACCGGTACCACCGACGACAACATGTCGGCCTGGTTCGTGGGCTACACCCCGCAGCTCTCGACGGCGATCGACATGTACCGCTTCGACGACGACGAGACGAAGAAGAACCGCCAGTTCCAGGAGATGTACGGCACGGGTGGCCAGGACTCGATCCACGGTTCGTCGTTCCCGTCCCAGATCTGGAACGACTACATGACGGACGCCGTCGCGGACATGCCCGTCGAGGAGTTCCCGGAGCCGGAGAGGCTCGCGGACGCCAAGGCGGTCTACGGCGGTGGCGCCACGCCCAAGCCGACGGCCACCCCGACCCCGACCGAGTCGGCGACGCCGACGGAGACGGCCACCACCGCTCCGACGACGACTCCCCCGGCCACGCCCACCGACCCGGGCCGTCCGACCACCAAGGAGCCGAAGCCCGGCAAGACGACCTGCAACGTCTGGGACTGGGGCTGCGACACCACCAGCGGCGGCGGCGACCAGGGCGGCAGCACCGGCGGCACGACGGAACCGACCCCGACGGGCAGCACGGAGCCGACACCGACGGACACCACGACGGACCCGGGCGGCCCAGGCAGCGGCGGCAACGGGAACGGCGGCGGCAGCGGTGGCGAGCCGACCGACGGATCGACGGGAGACGGAAGCCTCTTCGGCTGACGTGGCCGGGGCCGGGCCGTGAGGCCTGATCCCGGCGAAGCGAGGGCCGTCGCGGCCGCTGCGTACGACACGTACGGAGCGGACCGCGGCGGCCCTCCGTGTTTCACGTGAAACAACGCGGCATCCGGCGCCGGATTTCCGTCCTGGTCGAGGCCGGATTCCCAGGGGCGTACGGCAGGATGTCCCCCATGCCGAGCCTGAAGAAGACGAGCGGCCCCCAGGACGGGGCCGCGGCGCCGGACGGAGCGCGCGGGGGCGAGCCCCCCGTCGTCGCACCCACCCGGCGGGACGAGGTGGCCGCCGCGGGCAGCCAGCTCATCGGCGGCCGCTACGGGCGCCGCGCCCTGCCGGGCAGCGGGCCCGCGGGCGGGCAGCTCACGCCGGTGCGGGTGATCGCCCTCGTGGCCATCGGCATGTTCGCCCTCGGCATGGTGCAGAAGCTGCCCTGCTACAACTGGGCCTGGTTCCGCGGCACCACCTCCCAGTACACCCATGCCTGCTACTCGGACATCCCGCACCTGTTCGCCGGGCGCGGCTTCGCCGAGGGCCTGGTGCCCTACTTCGACCGGCTCCCCGGCGACATACCGTTCCTGGAGTACCCCGTGCTGACGGGGCTCTTCATGGAGGTCGCGTCCTGGCTGACGCCCGGCGGCGAGCTCCAGGCCCAGGAACAGGCGTACTGGCTGATCAACGCCGGACTGCTGATGGTCTGCGCGGCCGTCCTCGCCGTCTGTGTCGCCCGGACGCACCGCCGACGCCCCTGGGACGGCCTGCTGGTCGCCCTGGCGCCCTCCGTGGCCCTCACCGCCACGATCAACTGGGACCTGCTGGCCGTGGCGCTCACCGCCGCCGCGCTCCTGATGTGGTCCCGCTCCCGGCCGCTCGCCGCCGGCATCCTGCTCGGCCTCGCCGTCGCCGCCAAGTTCTACCCCGTGCTGCTCCTGTGGCCGCTGCTGCTGCTGTGCGTCCGTGCGGGCAGGCTGCGCGCCTTCGGCACCGCGCTGCTCGGCGCGGCGGGCTCCTGGCTCGTGGTGAACCTGCCGGTGCTGCTCCTCGCGCCCGACGGGTGGAAGCAGTTCTACCTCTTCAGCCGCGACCGGAACGTGGACTTCGGCTCCGTCTGGCTGCTCGTCAGCCAGCGCTCCGGCCAGACGATCCCGCCCGAGCGGGCCAACCTGTACGCGCTGCTGCTCCTGATCCTGGCAGCGGGCGGCCTCGCCTGGCTGGCCCTCGCCGCGCCCCGCCGGCCGCGGCTCGTCCAGCTGGCGTTCCTGATGGTCGCCGCGTTCGTCCTCACCAACAAGGTCTACTCACCGCAGTACGTGCTCTGGCTGGTGCCGCTCGCCGCGCTCGCCCGGCCCCGCTGGCGGGACTTCCTCATCTGGCAGTCCTGCGAGGTCCTGTACTACCTCGGGATCTGGATGTACCTCGCGTTCACCGGCAGCGGCAGCAAGCAGGGACTGCCGCTGGACGGCTACCACGTCGCGATCGTGCTGCACCTGCTGGGCACCCTGTACCTGTGCGCCATGGTCGTCCGCGACGCCCTCGCGCCCGAGAAGGACCCGGTGCGGCGCGACGGCTCCGACGACCCCTCGGGCGGCGTCCTGGACGGCACGTCCGACGTCTTCGTCGTGGGCCGGGCCGCCCACCCGGCCCGGCACGCGGCCCCGGCGCCCGACTCCGGCACGCAGGAACTGCTCGTGACATGGGGAACCCCCGGGGCCGAGGGCTCCCGGGGGTGATCCGCTGACGTGACGTACGGCCGGCTCGGCGCGCTCAGCGCTCGACGAGCCGGTCGTACTGCGTCGTGGTGTGGCGCAGGTGCGCCACCAGCTCGTCGCCGACCTGCGGCTCCTGCGCGTCGGCCGGCACGAACAGGATCGACACCTGCATGTGCGGCGGCTCGGCGAACCAGCGCTGCTTGCCCGCCCAGACGAACGGCGACAGGTTCCGGTTGACCGTGGCCAGACCGGCCCGTGCCACGCCCTTGGCGCGCGGCATCACGCCGTGCATCGCCTTCGGGGCCTCCAGGCCCACGCCGTGCGAGGTGCCGCCGGCGACCACGACCAGCCAGCCGTCCGAGGCGGCCTTCTGCTGGCGGTAGCCGAAGCGGTCGCCCTTGGCGACCCGGGTGACGTCCAGGACGGAGCCGCGGTACTCGGTGGCCTCGTGGTCGCCCAGCCAGAGCCGGGTGCCGATCCGGGCGCGGAAGCGGGTCTGCGGGAACTGCTGCTGGAGCCTGGCCTGCTCCTCGGCCCGCAGATGGCTCACGAACATGGTGTGCAGCGGCAGCCGGGCGGCCCGCAGCCGGTCCATCCAGGCGATGACCTCCTCGACGGCGTCCGTGCCGTCCGGGCGGTCGAGCGGCAGGTGCAGGGCGAAGCCCTCCAGGCGTACGTCCTCGATCGCGGAGGCGAGCTGCCCGAGCTCCTCCTCGCGTACGCCGTGCCGCTTCATCGAGCTCATGACCTCGATGACGACGCGGGCGCCGACCAGGGCGTGCACGCCGTCCACGGAGGAGACGGAGCGGATCACCCGGTCGGGGAGCGGCACCGGCTCCTCGCCGCGCCGGAACGGCGTGAGGACCAGCAGGTCGCCGCCGAACCAGTCCTTGATCTTCGCCGCCTCGTACGTGGTCCCCACCGCGAGCATGTCGGCGCCGAACCGGGCCGTCTCCTCGGCGAGCCGCTCGTGCCCGAAGCCGTAGCCGTTGCCCTTGCAGACCGGGATCAGACCGGGGAACTGGTCGATCACGGACTTCTGGTGCGCCCGCCAGCGAGCGGTGTCGACGTAGAGGGAGAGCGCCATGGCCGGCCCGGAACCTTTCTGATGGCTGCGGTGGGGTGTCGGAGATGTGTACGAGACCCGCGGAACTACGAGGGTACGCAAGCCCCGCGGGGAGCGTCAGCGACGCGACATGTAGATGTCGAGCGCCTTGTGCAGAAGCTTGTTCAGCGGGAAGTCCCACTCGCCGACGTACTCCACGGCCTCGCCGCCGGTGCCGACCTTGAACTGGATCAGGCCGAAGAGGTGGTCGGTCTCGTCGAGCGAGTCCGAGATGCCGCGCAGGTCGTAGACGGTCGCGCCCATCGCGTACGCGTCGCGGAGCATCCGCCACTGCATGGCGTTGGACGGGCGGACCTCGCGGCCGATGTTGTCGGAGGCGCCGTACGAGTACCAGACGTGCCCGCCGACGACGAGCATGGTCGCCGCGGAGAGGTTCACGCCGTTGTGGCGGGCGAAGTAGAGGCGCATCCGGTTGGGGTCCTCGTTGTTGAGGACCGTCCACATGCGCTGGAAGTACGAGAGCGGGCGCGGCCGGAACTTGTCGCGGACCGCGGTGATCTCGTACAGGCGCTGCCACTCGGCGAGGTCCTCGTAACCGCCCTGGACGACCTCGACGCCGGCCTTCTCGGCCTTCTTGATGTTGCGGCGCCACAGCTGGTTGAAGCCCTTGAGGACGTCGTCCAGGGAGCGGTTGGCCAGCGGGACCTGGAAGACATAGCGCGGCTGCACGTCGCCGAAGCCGGCGCCGCCGTCCTCGCCCTGCTGCCAGCCCATCTTCCGCAGCCGGTCGGCGACCTCGAACGCCTGCGGCACGATCTCGGTGGCCTGGACGTCCTTGAGGCGCTTGACGTCCGGGTCCTGGATGCCGGACTTGATCGCGGCGGCGTCCCAGCGGCGGATGACGACCGGCGGGCCCATCTTCACGGAGAAGGCGCCCTGCTGCTTGAGGTGGGCCAGCATCGGCTGGAGCCACTCGTCGAGGTTGGGGGCGTACCAGTTGATGACCGGGCCCTCGGGGAGGTAGGCCAGGTAGCGCTTGAGCTTGGGGAGCTGGCGGTAGAGCACCAGGCCCACGCCGACGAGCTCGCCGTTCTTGTCGAACCAGCCGAGGTTCTCCGAGCGCCACTCGGTCTTCACGTCAGCCCACGCCGGGACCTGGCAGTGGCTCGCGCCGGGCAGTGTCTGGATGTACGCCAGATGCTGCTCTCGGCTGATGGTCCTCAGGGTCAGGCTCATGCGGGGCGCTCCTCGGCAGGTGTGTCCCCATCGGTCAGGGGCTCCGGCTCTCGCGCCGAAGCCTACTGCGACCGGGGAGCGCCCCGAAGGGCCGTGGGGGCCCTGACGTGCTCGGTGTCAGTTGATCACGCCGGTGAAGAGCCCGCCGTGGGCCATGCCGAGATAGAAGCCCACCGCCGCGGCGCCGAGGCCGATGATCAGGAAGAAGCGTTCGCGGGTGGTGACGGAGATGAACTGCCCGTAGGCCCCGGTCAGGATGCCGATCAGGCCCGTCCACGAGCTGAGCAGGTGCAGGCTGTGGAACTGCGCCGTGACGAAGGACAGGATGCCGAGCACCAGGGTCACCGCGAGCAGCGTGTCCTGGAGCGGGTGCGGCTTGCCGTCCGTCGCGAAGAGGGAGTGGCCGGGGTCGGGTCGCATTGCCTGTGCCATGGGGCACCTCCTGGCGTGCCGTGCGGAGGGCGGCGCATCCTAGCGCCGCCGACGTCCGATGTGTACAGATTGCGTCCCCTCCCCGCCGGATTTCAACCGCAAGGCGATGTGCAGGTACTCTGTACGGTCTGCGCCGGTGTCTGCCCTGGTCCTGCCAGCTGGGACGCCGTCGCTCACGCATCACGACCCTCCTGCCACGGAACGACCGTGGCCGCTGAGTCCAAAGGAGGTGGGTTCCACATGCGTCACTACGAGGTGATGGTCATCCTCGACCCCGATCTCGAGGAGCGCGCTGTCTCCCCGCTGATCGAGAACTTCCTCTCCGTCGTCCGTGAGGGCAACGGAAAGGTCGAGAAGGTCGACACCTGGGGCCGTCGTCGTCTCGCCTACGAGATCAAGAAGAAGCCCGAGGGCATCTACTCGGTCATCGACCTGCAGGCCGAGCCTGCGGTCGTCAAGGAGCTCGACCGCCAGATGAACCTGAACGAGTCGGTCCTCCGGACCAAGGTCCTCCGCCCCGAGACCCACTGAGCTCTCGCTCAGAGGTAATCGGGTCCGAGTAGCAGCAAGCAGCCAGAAGCAATCCCGCCGAGAGGTTCACCCATGGCAGGCGAGACCGTCATCACGGTCGTCGGCAATCTCGTCGACGACCCCGAGCTGCGCTTCACCCCGTCCGGTGCGGCGGTCGCGAAGTTCCGCGTCGCGTCCACTCCCCGCACCTTCGACCGGCAGACCAACGAGTGGAAGGACGGCGAGAGCCTGTTCCTGACCTGCTCGGTCTGGCGTCAGGCGGCGGAGAACGTCGCCGAGTCCCTTCAGCGAGGCATGCGCGTCGTCGTGCAGGGCCGGCTGAAGCAGCGGTCCTATGAGGACAACCAGGGCATCAAGCGCACGGTCTTCGAGCTGGACGTCGAGGAAGTCGGCCCCAGCCTGCGCAACGCCACGGCCAAGGTCACCAAGACCACCGGCCGCGGTGGCCAGGGTGGCGGCGGCGGTTTCGGCGGCGGCGGTGGCCAGCAGGGTGGCGGCGGCTGGGGTGGCAACTCCGGCGGCGGCCAGCAGGGCGGCGGCGGTGCTCCCGCCGACGACCCCTGGGCCTCCGGCGGCTCCTCCGGCGGCGGCCAGCAGGCCGGCGGCGGTGGCGGCTGGGGTGGCAACTCCGGCGGCGGCTACTCGGACGAGCCCCCCTTCTAGGGATCCCTCGGGGCCCTGGAAGCGGCTCGTACCCCACACTTCTTGATCACACAGGAGAAACACCATGGCGAAGCCGCCTGTGCGCAAGCCTAAGAAGAAGGTCTGCGCGTTCTGCAAGGACAAGACCGCGTACGTGGACTACAAGGACACGAACATGCTGCGGAAGTTCATTTCCGACCGCGGCAAGATCCGTGCCCGCCGCGTGACCGGCAACTGCACGCAGCACCAGCGTGACGTCGCCACGGCCGTCAAGAACAGCCGTGAGATGGCGCTGCTGCCCTACACGTCCACCGCGCGATAAGGGAAGGGTGACCGAAAAATGAAGATCATCCTCACCCAGGAAGTCTCCGGCCTCGGTGCGGCCGGCGACGTCGTCGAGGTCAAGGACGGCTACGCTCGCAACTACCT
The Streptomyces roseofulvus genome window above contains:
- a CDS encoding lipid II:glycine glycyltransferase FemX, with the protein product MSLTLRTISREQHLAYIQTLPGASHCQVPAWADVKTEWRSENLGWFDKNGELVGVGLVLYRQLPKLKRYLAYLPEGPVINWYAPNLDEWLQPMLAHLKQQGAFSVKMGPPVVIRRWDAAAIKSGIQDPDVKRLKDVQATEIVPQAFEVADRLRKMGWQQGEDGGAGFGDVQPRYVFQVPLANRSLDDVLKGFNQLWRRNIKKAEKAGVEVVQGGYEDLAEWQRLYEITAVRDKFRPRPLSYFQRMWTVLNNEDPNRMRLYFARHNGVNLSAATMLVVGGHVWYSYGASDNIGREVRPSNAMQWRMLRDAYAMGATVYDLRGISDSLDETDHLFGLIQFKVGTGGEAVEYVGEWDFPLNKLLHKALDIYMSRR
- a CDS encoding glycosyltransferase family 87 protein, coding for MPSLKKTSGPQDGAAAPDGARGGEPPVVAPTRRDEVAAAGSQLIGGRYGRRALPGSGPAGGQLTPVRVIALVAIGMFALGMVQKLPCYNWAWFRGTTSQYTHACYSDIPHLFAGRGFAEGLVPYFDRLPGDIPFLEYPVLTGLFMEVASWLTPGGELQAQEQAYWLINAGLLMVCAAVLAVCVARTHRRRPWDGLLVALAPSVALTATINWDLLAVALTAAALLMWSRSRPLAAGILLGLAVAAKFYPVLLLWPLLLLCVRAGRLRAFGTALLGAAGSWLVVNLPVLLLAPDGWKQFYLFSRDRNVDFGSVWLLVSQRSGQTIPPERANLYALLLLILAAGGLAWLALAAPRRPRLVQLAFLMVAAFVLTNKVYSPQYVLWLVPLAALARPRWRDFLIWQSCEVLYYLGIWMYLAFTGSGSKQGLPLDGYHVAIVLHLLGTLYLCAMVVRDALAPEKDPVRRDGSDDPSGGVLDGTSDVFVVGRAAHPARHAAPAPDSGTQELLVTWGTPGAEGSRG
- a CDS encoding PadR family transcriptional regulator, whose translation is MSRRSGILEFAVLGLLREAPMHGYELRKRLNTSLGIFRAFSYGTLYPCLKTLVANGWLIEEPGSAPEEAVASSLAGRRAKIVYRLTPEGKEHFEELLSHTGPDAWEDEHFAARFAFFGQTEREVRMRVLEGRRSRLEERLEKMRASLARTRERLDDYTLELQRHGMESVEREVRWLNELIESERAGRDQRPGTDAPHDNDSGETGGLPRHGGSTRPDPSDDTAK
- a CDS encoding inositol-3-phosphate synthase, coding for MGSVRVAIVGVGNCAASLVQGVEYYKDADPATKVPGLMHVQFGDYHVGDVEFVAAFDVDAKKVGLDLSDAIGASENNTIKICDVPNKGVTVQRGHTLDGLGKYYRQTIEESAEEPVDVVQILKDRQVDVLVCYLPVGSEDAAKFYAQCAIDAKVAFVNALPVFIAGTKEWADKFTEAGVPIVGDDIKSQVGATITHRVMAKLFEDRGVRLERTMQLNVGGNMDFKNMLERERLESKKISKTQAVTSQIPDRELGEKNVHIGPSDYVAWLDDRKWAYVRLEGRAFGDVPLNLEYKLEVWDSPNSAGVIIDALRAAKIAKDRGIGGPILSASSYFMKSPPVQYFDDEALANVEKFIKGEVER
- a CDS encoding alanine racemase, with translation MALSLYVDTARWRAHQKSVIDQFPGLIPVCKGNGYGFGHERLAEETARFGADMLAVGTTYEAAKIKDWFGGDLLVLTPFRRGEEPVPLPDRVIRSVSSVDGVHALVGARVVIEVMSSMKRHGVREEELGQLASAIEDVRLEGFALHLPLDRPDGTDAVEEVIAWMDRLRAARLPLHTMFVSHLRAEEQARLQQQFPQTRFRARIGTRLWLGDHEATEYRGSVLDVTRVAKGDRFGYRQQKAASDGWLVVVAGGTSHGVGLEAPKAMHGVMPRAKGVARAGLATVNRNLSPFVWAGKQRWFAEPPHMQVSILFVPADAQEPQVGDELVAHLRHTTTQYDRLVER
- a CDS encoding transglycosylase domain-containing protein, which translates into the protein MSEHRRRMPSQEPPTGGRAAARRAAQQPTGRRSAPAHDTGTGTPPYGSPAPYGSSGGYGGASSSHGEEARPYGGRAEARRAAQRGGRRRAPAAGPGGPNGPGGGGRRGGGGGGGGRGGGQGGRPPGKKRIIDYPRHDKDGWRRWMPSWKLVTGTFLLFCALLMGGAVIAYSQVVVPKVDATATSQNNIYYWSDGSRMVATGAGQNRQIIGIDQIPLVMQEAVISAENKTFRTDWGVDPMGIGRAVWNMAKGGETQGGSTITQQYVKNGLLADQSQTLSRKVKELFISIKVGNEVDKRDILSGYLNTAYYGRGAYGIQAASRAYFNKDAKHLNASESAVLASVLKGATYFDPAGYPEVDPNATPANNLARLTERWTWILDEMVKDGKIPAEERAKYTTLPKIQKPKQDAQLSGQIGYLVATAKANFRSKYDISAEALDLGGYEIHTTFDKKKVKAMEDSVKKIYDEYIDEKKRPEDDTNVEFGGASVDVKTGALVALYGGQDATKHYTNNADTTGAQVGSTFKPFVLAAAMRDGVRDPEGPPTQDASTRTLVDPDKSRYSGKDDLKVRTYKGEIWHDENGKEWEQNNEGDQSYGNISLRKAMVVSANSPFVQLGMDVGIDKVREAAIDAGLRPDSLVKGEVPSFSLGISSPSAIRMAGAYSTFANQGMRNEPYSVTKVVKEGQVIYKHEPKAQQAFSSAISSNVTDVLRSVVEDKGGTGKNAAIPGRDVAGKTGTTDDNMSAWFVGYTPQLSTAIDMYRFDDDETKKNRQFQEMYGTGGQDSIHGSSFPSQIWNDYMTDAVADMPVEEFPEPERLADAKAVYGGGATPKPTATPTPTESATPTETATTAPTTTPPATPTDPGRPTTKEPKPGKTTCNVWDWGCDTTSGGGDQGGSTGGTTEPTPTGSTEPTPTDTTTDPGGPGSGGNGNGGGSGGEPTDGSTGDGSLFG
- the rpsF gene encoding 30S ribosomal protein S6 — encoded protein: MRHYEVMVILDPDLEERAVSPLIENFLSVVREGNGKVEKVDTWGRRRLAYEIKKKPEGIYSVIDLQAEPAVVKELDRQMNLNESVLRTKVLRPETH
- a CDS encoding single-stranded DNA-binding protein, with amino-acid sequence MAGETVITVVGNLVDDPELRFTPSGAAVAKFRVASTPRTFDRQTNEWKDGESLFLTCSVWRQAAENVAESLQRGMRVVVQGRLKQRSYEDNQGIKRTVFELDVEEVGPSLRNATAKVTKTTGRGGQGGGGGFGGGGGQQGGGGWGGNSGGGQQGGGGAPADDPWASGGSSGGGQQAGGGGGWGGNSGGGYSDEPPF
- the rpsR gene encoding 30S ribosomal protein S18; its protein translation is MAKPPVRKPKKKVCAFCKDKTAYVDYKDTNMLRKFISDRGKIRARRVTGNCTQHQRDVATAVKNSREMALLPYTSTAR